The Garra rufa chromosome 18, GarRuf1.0, whole genome shotgun sequence genome window below encodes:
- the LOC141290714 gene encoding uncharacterized protein — MTAHHISGSKNVIADSLSLFYSEIQSIGPGGGFSPNPSTSLFRADIPLNHPLRPLLTASLESILQAVSPNTLQSYLTAWKCFKTFHSAYNLAFPYFSLLAITSFISYLNIIKNLQISSIKGYLSGIQFFHKLIYGSLSPNISNSQTSLLIKGIQKTHPTRPDTRQPITLKILTKCVSTLRKGYQSLHTARTLDTMFILVFFGFLRCSELTTTSIFNPNMHPTISDLAVLDDEVISYFIKQSKSDQLKKGHFIYIFNLQSTIQPFQTLLAFLQLRRSQSKNPFDPLFTDDFNRPVSRFWFQKHLKVVLLLSGTPADNFSSHSFRIGAATTAAQKGMSQQQIQTLGRWSSDAFKSYIRTDRSHIKEAHRALIN; from the coding sequence ATGACTGCTCATCACATCTCTGGCTCAAAAAATGTAATAGCTGACTCTCTCTCGCTTTTCTATTCAGAAATTCAGAGCATTGGCCCCGGAGGCGGATTCTCTCCCAaccccagtacctccctattcagagctgatattccctTAAATCACCCTCTGAGACCTCTCCTAACAGCATCTTTGGAGTCCATCTTACAAGCCGTCTCCCCCAACACACTTCAGTCATACCTAACAGCgtggaaatgttttaaaactttcCACTCCGCCTATAATCTAGCGTTCCCATATTTTTCCCTGTTAGCCATTACCTCCTTCATCTCTTACCTCAACATCATTAAAAACCTCCAGATCAGCTCAATCAAAGGATACCTAAGCGGGATCCAATTTTTTCATAAGCTCATATACGGCTCACTTTCACCCAATATATCCAATTCCCAGACGTCCCTGCTCATCAAAGGTATTCAAAAAACCCACCCTACCCGCCCCGACACCCGCCAACCTATAACCCTGAAAATTCTAACTAAATGCGTCTCTACTCTCCGTAAAGGTTACCAATCTTTACACACCGCCCGTACCTTAGACACCATGTTCATCCTGGTATTCTTcggcttcctcagatgctctgaactCACTACCACATCCATTTTCAACCCGAACATGCACCCAACCATCTCTGACCTAGCAGTGCTAGATGATGAAGTTATTTCCTACTTCATAAAGCAAAGCAAGTCAGACCAATTAAAGAAAGGCCATTTTATCTATATATTTAATCTCCAGTCGACCAtccaaccattccaaaccctcctagccttcctccAGCTCAGAAGATCCCAATCAAAAAATCCATTTGACCCCCTTTTCACAGACGACTTCAACCGTCCTGTCTCTCGATTCTGGTTCCAAAAGCATCTCAAGGTGGTGCTGCTTCTATCAGGTACCCCAGCTGATAACTTCTCTAGCCACTCCTTTCGAATAGGTGCAGCTAcaacagcagcccaaaaaggTATGTCACAGCAACAAATCCAAACACTGGGGCGCTGGTCATCGGACGCTTTCAAGAGTTATATCCGAACAGACAGATCCCATATTAAAGAAGCCCACCGGGCCCTCATCAATTGA